Proteins from a single region of Verrucosispora sp. NA02020:
- a CDS encoding site-2 protease family protein — MRVGRVFGVPLYLNASILLLAVLIIVLYGELAGQRLQLSPIGGYLVGAGFVVSLLGSVLLHELGHALTARRFGIGVRGITLELLGGYTEMDREAPSPRVDLYVSLAGPAVSAVLGVIAVAAMLVLPDRTVADQLAFQLAASNIIVAVFNILPGLPLDGGRALRAVIWAVTRDKHAATEVAGWAGRILAVGTALLVAVLYAMDVLSLLALPLTALVALTLWHGAGQSIRMSRIGRRLPLVDLARLARPTFGVPTGTPLAEAQRRAAEAVREATVALLVTDSAGRSVAVVDPAAAAAVPEARRPWIAVDAVARSLGDLPTLPADTDGEQVLERVQAHPAAQYLVTAGEDVVGILHIADLARLLEPHRKMNT, encoded by the coding sequence ATGCGGGTGGGCCGGGTCTTCGGGGTGCCGCTCTACCTGAACGCCTCGATCCTGCTGCTCGCCGTGCTGATCATCGTGCTCTACGGCGAACTGGCCGGCCAGCGCCTGCAACTCTCCCCGATCGGCGGTTACCTGGTCGGCGCCGGGTTCGTCGTGTCGCTGCTCGGCTCGGTGCTCCTGCACGAACTCGGGCACGCCCTGACCGCCCGGCGGTTCGGCATCGGCGTGCGCGGGATCACCCTGGAACTGCTCGGCGGGTACACCGAGATGGACCGGGAGGCCCCGTCCCCCCGGGTGGACCTCTACGTCTCGCTGGCCGGCCCGGCGGTCTCCGCGGTGCTCGGCGTGATCGCCGTCGCCGCCATGCTGGTCCTGCCCGACCGCACCGTGGCCGACCAGTTGGCGTTCCAACTGGCGGCGAGCAACATCATCGTCGCGGTCTTCAACATCCTGCCCGGCCTGCCGCTGGACGGCGGGCGGGCGCTGCGGGCGGTGATCTGGGCGGTCACCCGCGACAAGCACGCCGCCACCGAGGTGGCCGGCTGGGCCGGCCGGATCCTCGCCGTGGGCACCGCGCTGCTGGTGGCGGTGCTCTACGCGATGGACGTGCTGAGTCTGCTCGCCCTGCCGTTGACGGCGCTGGTCGCGCTCACCCTCTGGCACGGCGCCGGGCAGTCGATCCGGATGTCCCGGATCGGACGCCGGCTGCCCCTGGTCGACCTGGCCCGGCTGGCCCGGCCGACCTTCGGCGTACCCACCGGCACCCCGCTCGCCGAGGCGCAGCGGCGCGCCGCCGAAGCGGTGCGGGAGGCGACCGTGGCGCTGCTGGTCACCGACTCGGCGGGCCGGTCGGTGGCGGTGGTGGACCCGGCCGCCGCGGCGGCCGTGCCGGAGGCCCGCCGCCCCTGGATCGCCGTCGACGCGGTGGCGCGTTCCCTCGGCGATCTGCCCACCCTGCCGGCCGACACCGACGGGGAACAGGTGCTGGAGCGGGTGCAGGCCCACCCGGCCGCGCAGTACCTCGTGACGGCAGGCGAAGATGTCGTCGGCATTCTGCACATCGCGGATCTGGCGCGACTGCTCGAACCTCACCGGAAGATGAACACGTGA
- a CDS encoding PD-(D/E)XK nuclease family protein, which produces MTADPVITQQAPTPTQLPATVRASLSPSRAADFKTCPLLYRFRSIDRLPERTTLEQARGTLVHAVLERLFDLPSAGRTPEAAGDLVAPQWDRLVTEQPELSGIFEGDDPAAVTQFLTSAAALLEGYFTVEDPRRLEPAERESLISAVVDDELLIRGYLDRLDVAPDGALRVVDYKTGGAPREAFEARALFQLKFYALVLWRTRGVVPKVLRLLYLKDAEVCDYAPDAEELVRFERTVVALWRAIEQATVNQDFRPRPSRLCDWCSHQARCPTFGGTPPPFPEQVATADPLRDARSRPAPPGADD; this is translated from the coding sequence ATGACGGCGGATCCGGTGATCACCCAACAGGCCCCGACTCCGACGCAGTTGCCGGCGACGGTGCGCGCCTCACTCTCACCGTCGCGGGCGGCCGACTTCAAGACCTGCCCACTGCTCTACCGGTTCCGCAGCATCGACCGCCTGCCCGAGCGGACCACTCTGGAGCAGGCCCGGGGCACACTGGTGCACGCGGTGCTGGAGCGCCTCTTCGACCTGCCGTCGGCCGGGCGCACCCCGGAGGCGGCCGGTGACCTCGTGGCACCACAGTGGGACCGGCTGGTCACCGAGCAGCCGGAGCTGTCCGGGATCTTCGAGGGCGACGACCCGGCCGCCGTGACGCAGTTCCTGACCTCGGCGGCGGCGCTGCTGGAGGGCTACTTCACCGTGGAGGACCCGCGCCGCCTGGAGCCGGCCGAGCGGGAGAGTCTGATCTCGGCGGTGGTCGACGACGAGCTGTTGATCCGGGGCTATCTGGACCGGCTCGACGTGGCACCGGACGGCGCGCTGCGGGTGGTCGACTACAAGACCGGCGGCGCTCCGCGCGAGGCGTTCGAGGCGCGCGCCCTGTTCCAGCTCAAGTTCTACGCCCTGGTGCTCTGGCGGACCCGGGGTGTGGTGCCCAAGGTGCTGCGGCTGCTCTACCTCAAGGACGCCGAGGTGTGCGACTACGCCCCCGACGCCGAGGAGCTGGTGCGCTTCGAGCGCACCGTGGTCGCGTTGTGGCGGGCGATCGAGCAGGCCACCGTCAACCAGGACTTCCGGCCCCGGCCGAGCCGGCTCTGCGACTGGTGCAGCCACCAGGCCCGGTGTCCCACCTTCGGCGGCACCCCGCCGCCCTTCCCCGAGCAGGTGGCGACGGCGGATCCGCTGCGCGACGCCCGGTCCCGTCCGGCCCCTCCGGGCGCCGACGACTAG
- a CDS encoding ferredoxin — protein MVEVATDQLQVWVDQDLCTGDGLCVQYAPDVFEFDVDGLAYVKGPDGELQQAPGARVDVPEHLRLEVIDSAKECPGECIHVVRGSDGVEVAGPEAED, from the coding sequence ATGGTCGAGGTCGCGACCGACCAACTGCAGGTCTGGGTGGACCAGGACCTGTGTACGGGTGACGGGCTGTGCGTGCAGTACGCGCCGGACGTCTTCGAGTTCGACGTCGACGGTCTGGCCTACGTCAAGGGCCCCGACGGCGAGCTCCAGCAGGCCCCGGGCGCCCGGGTGGACGTGCCGGAGCACCTGCGCCTCGAGGTGATCGACTCGGCGAAGGAGTGCCCGGGCGAGTGCATCCACGTCGTACGCGGCAGCGACGGCGTCGAGGTGGCCGGCCCGGAGGCCGAGGACTGA
- a CDS encoding sensor histidine kinase: protein MGTDPREWLRRHPLAGDGLLAVGLVVAEVVLTLLTPRDFWPRPLFAALGWSLVCAAPVVVRRTAPWPAVVASLAILALPLTLEISPATQGFAFVVLTYTMAAYRPLRPAVVAAVVLWVPVALVTTVTPFETMPQVNPAYLVANNLLIGVVSFSVGRAVHARRASTQALRERARIAEATQRALAEQAVADERRRIARELHDVVAHHVSVMGVLATGVRRVLRRDPNAAEEAIGTIEETSRATLRELRRLLDVLRTEAEPAADLAPQPGIAGIEALAEQVREAGLPVTLTVRGAPAALAEGEALTVYRIVQEALTNALKHAGTATAQVRVSFADDAVEVEVTDTGRGPSPDTDRVGHGLVGMRERVALYGGVLRTGARPGGGYRVHARIPVETLLDAGASG from the coding sequence GTGGGTACGGATCCGAGGGAGTGGCTGCGGCGGCACCCGCTGGCCGGTGACGGGCTGCTGGCTGTCGGGCTGGTGGTCGCGGAGGTCGTGCTCACCCTGCTGACGCCACGGGACTTCTGGCCCCGGCCGCTCTTCGCCGCGCTGGGGTGGAGCCTGGTGTGCGCCGCACCGGTGGTGGTGCGCCGGACGGCACCGTGGCCGGCGGTGGTGGCCTCGCTGGCGATCCTGGCCCTACCGCTGACGCTGGAGATCTCCCCCGCGACACAGGGCTTCGCCTTCGTGGTGCTCACCTACACGATGGCCGCGTACCGGCCGCTGCGTCCGGCGGTGGTGGCGGCGGTGGTGCTCTGGGTGCCGGTCGCGCTGGTCACCACGGTCACGCCCTTCGAGACCATGCCGCAGGTCAATCCCGCCTACCTGGTGGCGAACAACCTCCTGATCGGCGTCGTGTCGTTCTCGGTGGGCCGGGCGGTGCACGCCCGGCGGGCCAGCACCCAGGCGTTGCGGGAGCGGGCCCGGATCGCCGAGGCCACCCAGCGCGCCCTGGCCGAACAGGCGGTCGCCGACGAGCGACGACGCATCGCCCGGGAACTGCACGACGTGGTGGCCCACCATGTCAGCGTGATGGGGGTGCTGGCGACCGGGGTCCGGCGGGTGCTGCGGCGGGACCCGAACGCCGCCGAGGAGGCGATCGGCACCATCGAGGAGACCAGCCGGGCCACCCTGCGGGAGCTGCGCCGGCTCCTCGACGTGCTGCGTACCGAGGCGGAGCCGGCGGCCGACCTGGCCCCGCAACCGGGCATCGCCGGCATCGAGGCGCTGGCCGAGCAGGTGCGCGAGGCCGGGCTGCCGGTGACGCTGACGGTGCGGGGAGCACCCGCCGCGCTGGCCGAGGGCGAGGCGCTGACCGTGTACCGGATCGTGCAGGAGGCGCTGACGAACGCGCTCAAGCACGCCGGCACGGCCACCGCGCAGGTCCGGGTCAGCTTCGCCGACGACGCGGTGGAGGTCGAGGTCACCGACACCGGTCGGGGACCGTCCCCGGACACCGACCGGGTCGGGCACGGACTGGTCGGGATGCGGGAGCGGGTCGCCCTCTACGGTGGTGTCCTGCGCACCGGCGCGCGGCCCGGCGGCGGCTACCGGGTGCACGCGAGGATCCCGGTGGAGACCCTGCTGGACGCCGGGGCGTCCGGGTGA
- a CDS encoding ABC transporter ATP-binding protein: protein MTATTGQSAPAAARASDVWKVYGSGEAQVVALRGVSADFERGRFTAIMGPSGSGKSTLMHCLAGLDTVTRGTVHVGDTTVTGLGDAGLTKLRRDKIGFIFQQFNLLPTLTAKENILLPLSIAGRKPDTAWYDVVIDTVGLRDRLDHRPAQLSGGQQQRVACARALVARPEVIFADEPTGNLDSRAGAEVLNFLRNSVREHGQTIVMVTHDPTAAAYADRVVFLADGQIVSELIEPTADTVLDTMKKLDTPAEVAG, encoded by the coding sequence GTGACCGCTACGACAGGCCAGTCGGCACCGGCCGCAGCGCGGGCGAGCGATGTGTGGAAGGTGTACGGCAGCGGCGAGGCCCAGGTCGTCGCGCTACGGGGGGTCAGCGCCGATTTCGAGCGTGGCCGGTTCACGGCCATCATGGGCCCGTCCGGGTCCGGCAAGTCGACGCTGATGCACTGCCTCGCGGGGCTGGACACGGTGACCAGGGGCACGGTGCACGTCGGCGACACGACGGTCACCGGTCTCGGTGACGCGGGCCTGACGAAGCTGCGCCGAGACAAGATCGGCTTCATCTTCCAGCAGTTCAACCTGCTGCCCACGTTGACCGCCAAGGAGAACATCCTGCTGCCGTTGTCGATCGCCGGCCGCAAGCCGGACACGGCGTGGTATGACGTCGTGATCGACACGGTCGGTCTGCGGGACCGGCTGGACCACCGGCCGGCACAGCTCTCCGGCGGTCAGCAGCAGCGGGTGGCGTGCGCCCGGGCGCTGGTGGCCCGCCCCGAGGTGATCTTCGCGGACGAGCCGACCGGCAACCTCGACTCGCGGGCCGGGGCGGAGGTGCTCAACTTCCTCCGGAACTCGGTGCGTGAGCACGGCCAGACCATCGTCATGGTGACCCACGACCCGACCGCCGCCGCGTACGCCGACCGGGTGGTGTTCCTCGCCGACGGCCAGATCGTCTCCGAGCTGATCGAGCCCACGGCCGACACGGTGCTGGACACGATGAAGAAGCTGGACACGCCCGCCGAGGTGGCCGGCTGA
- a CDS encoding response regulator transcription factor: protein MTEATPSRRPIRILLADDQPLLRTGFRMVLGAETDLDIVAEAGDGAEAVDLSRRLLPDVVLMDIRMPRMDGVTATRAIVDARLPVRVLILTTFDLDEYVVGSLRAGASGFLAKDVPAEDLVTAIRTVAAGDAVVAPRILRRLLDRFAESLPDPAASPPKGLSTLTEREREVLVQVARGLSNAEIARALSVSETTVKTHVGHVLTKLGLRDRVQAVVLAYESGLVRPGA from the coding sequence ATGACCGAAGCGACGCCGTCGCGCCGACCGATCCGGATCCTGCTCGCCGACGACCAGCCGCTGCTGCGTACCGGCTTCCGGATGGTGCTCGGCGCGGAGACCGACCTGGACATCGTGGCCGAGGCCGGTGACGGCGCCGAGGCGGTGGATCTGTCCCGCCGGCTGCTGCCCGACGTGGTGCTGATGGACATCCGGATGCCCCGGATGGACGGGGTGACCGCGACCCGGGCCATCGTCGACGCGCGGCTGCCGGTCCGGGTGCTGATCCTGACCACCTTCGACCTCGACGAGTACGTGGTGGGCTCGCTGCGGGCGGGGGCGAGCGGCTTCCTGGCCAAGGACGTACCGGCCGAGGACCTGGTCACCGCGATCCGCACGGTCGCCGCGGGCGACGCGGTGGTGGCCCCGCGCATCCTGCGTCGGCTGCTGGACCGCTTCGCCGAGTCCCTGCCCGATCCGGCGGCGTCGCCCCCGAAGGGCCTCAGCACGCTGACCGAACGGGAGCGGGAGGTGCTGGTGCAGGTCGCCCGGGGGCTGTCCAACGCCGAGATCGCCCGCGCGCTGTCGGTGAGCGAGACCACCGTCAAGACCCACGTCGGGCACGTGTTGACCAAGCTCGGGCTGCGCGACCGGGTGCAGGCGGTGGTGCTGGCGTACGAGTCGGGCCTGGTCCGGCCCGGGGCGTAA
- a CDS encoding ABC transporter permease — protein MFRATLKSLLARKVRLVLSGLAVVLGVMFVSGAFVLTDTLGRTFDQLFAEAYEEVDVSVSAKPKLAVNEMEGEQVQAPFPADTVETVRAVPGVADATGVVVSDGARMIGGDGKVVASFGPPQLGGNWVGESDLVQLREGREPRADDEIVINKSLANAGKVAVGDRVGVLTLSPRQDFTIVGIFGYSGDRDSLGGVNEVMFTTPTAQRLMLGEPDVFNNITVTASSGVSDDALRDSVAAALGDDYVVKTGEQLSADAAAGLKEGLTFFNRILLGFAAVALLVGTFLILNTFSIIVAQRTRELALLRAVGASGKQIIGSVVLEAIAVGLIASVLGLAAGFGVGALLAYVFSSISGGLELTGLSMPASAVIGAFSVGLVITVLAALLPALRAARIPPIAAMQDVATPDRPLTKITVAGALVTAIGAVLLFLGLGGHAGGNTLATILGGVLFTFIGVALLTPLISKPVVSALGSVFAGWVPGKLGRLNSGRNPRRTAITAAALMVGIALVTGITVILDSAKSSISGLARDSIKAELVIAGVQSGPRPPTFDPAVLEEAKTIPGVRVADGLYGDLALVGDERTFVGAVTEPAALRQVYSLTAAAGDIDRIDAGQMLVSEETAKARNLSVGSTTTVQLARGEPATYTVTGIFEDTPLFTGVQMVLPTEVARNFTVPQPSQGFIQLEPGTSVADVQPRIETLLADSPEVSVVDLNAFVEQQAGQLDTLLTMIQILLALAIVIAVLGIINTLALSVLERTRELGLLRAIGLRRSQTMGMITVEAVVISVFGALLGVVVGAGLGAAVVEALRSEGINKLVLPWGQMGLFLGLAAIIGVIAAVLPAIRAARINVLGAIAHD, from the coding sequence ATGTTCCGGGCGACTCTGAAGAGCCTCCTTGCGCGGAAGGTCCGGCTGGTCCTGTCCGGCCTGGCCGTGGTGCTCGGCGTCATGTTCGTCTCCGGTGCCTTCGTGCTCACCGACACGCTCGGCCGCACCTTCGACCAACTCTTCGCCGAGGCGTACGAGGAGGTCGACGTCAGCGTGTCGGCGAAGCCGAAGCTCGCGGTCAACGAGATGGAGGGCGAACAGGTCCAGGCGCCCTTCCCGGCCGACACGGTGGAGACCGTGCGGGCGGTGCCGGGCGTGGCCGACGCCACCGGTGTGGTGGTCTCCGACGGCGCGCGGATGATCGGCGGCGACGGCAAGGTCGTCGCCTCGTTCGGGCCACCGCAGCTCGGTGGCAACTGGGTCGGCGAGAGCGATCTGGTGCAGTTGCGCGAGGGACGCGAGCCCCGGGCCGACGACGAGATCGTGATCAACAAGTCGTTGGCGAACGCGGGCAAGGTCGCCGTCGGCGACCGGGTGGGCGTGCTCACGCTCAGCCCCCGACAGGACTTCACCATCGTCGGCATCTTCGGTTACAGCGGTGACCGGGACTCCCTCGGCGGCGTCAACGAGGTCATGTTCACCACCCCGACGGCCCAGCGACTGATGCTCGGCGAGCCGGACGTGTTCAACAACATCACGGTCACCGCCTCGTCGGGCGTCTCCGACGACGCGCTGCGCGACAGCGTGGCCGCGGCGCTCGGCGACGACTACGTGGTCAAGACCGGGGAGCAGCTCTCCGCCGACGCCGCCGCCGGGCTGAAGGAGGGACTGACCTTCTTCAACCGGATCCTGCTCGGCTTCGCCGCGGTGGCGCTGCTGGTCGGTACGTTCCTCATCCTGAACACGTTCTCGATCATCGTGGCGCAGCGCACCCGCGAGTTGGCGTTGCTGCGGGCCGTGGGCGCCAGCGGTAAGCAGATCATCGGCTCGGTGGTGCTGGAGGCGATCGCCGTGGGCCTGATCGCCTCGGTGCTCGGCCTGGCGGCCGGCTTCGGTGTCGGCGCGTTGCTGGCGTACGTGTTCAGCTCCATCTCCGGCGGCCTGGAGCTGACCGGGTTGAGCATGCCCGCGTCGGCGGTGATCGGCGCCTTCTCGGTCGGTCTGGTGATCACGGTGCTGGCGGCGTTGTTGCCGGCGCTGCGGGCCGCCCGGATCCCGCCGATCGCGGCGATGCAGGACGTGGCCACCCCGGACCGTCCGCTTACCAAGATCACCGTTGCCGGGGCGCTGGTGACCGCGATCGGTGCCGTCCTGCTCTTCCTCGGGCTGGGTGGTCACGCGGGCGGCAACACCCTGGCCACCATCCTCGGCGGCGTGCTGTTCACGTTCATCGGAGTGGCCCTGCTGACGCCGCTGATCAGCAAGCCGGTGGTATCGGCACTCGGCTCGGTCTTCGCCGGCTGGGTGCCGGGCAAGCTGGGCCGGCTCAACTCGGGTCGCAACCCGCGCCGCACCGCGATCACGGCCGCCGCGCTGATGGTCGGCATCGCCCTGGTCACCGGCATCACGGTGATCCTGGACTCGGCCAAGAGCAGCATCAGCGGTCTGGCCCGGGACAGCATCAAGGCCGAGCTGGTGATCGCCGGGGTGCAGAGCGGTCCCCGTCCGCCCACCTTCGACCCGGCGGTGCTGGAAGAGGCCAAGACGATCCCCGGCGTACGCGTCGCCGACGGTCTCTACGGCGACCTGGCCCTGGTCGGTGACGAGCGCACCTTCGTCGGCGCGGTGACCGAGCCGGCCGCGCTGCGCCAGGTCTACAGCCTCACCGCCGCCGCCGGTGACATCGACCGGATCGACGCGGGGCAGATGCTGGTCAGCGAGGAGACCGCGAAGGCGCGCAACCTGTCGGTCGGGTCGACGACGACGGTGCAGCTTGCCCGGGGCGAGCCGGCCACGTACACCGTGACGGGCATCTTCGAGGACACTCCCCTGTTCACCGGCGTGCAGATGGTGCTGCCGACGGAGGTCGCCCGCAACTTCACCGTGCCGCAGCCGAGCCAGGGCTTCATCCAGCTCGAACCGGGCACGTCGGTCGCCGACGTCCAGCCGCGCATCGAGACGCTGCTGGCGGACAGCCCCGAGGTGTCGGTGGTCGACCTGAACGCCTTCGTGGAGCAGCAGGCCGGTCAGCTCGACACGTTGCTCACGATGATCCAGATCCTGCTGGCGCTGGCCATCGTGATCGCCGTACTCGGCATCATCAACACCCTGGCCCTGTCGGTGCTGGAGCGGACCCGAGAGCTGGGCCTGCTGCGTGCCATCGGCCTGCGGCGTTCGCAGACCATGGGCATGATCACCGTCGAGGCAGTGGTGATCTCGGTCTTCGGCGCGCTGCTCGGGGTGGTGGTCGGCGCCGGTCTCGGTGCCGCGGTGGTCGAGGCGCTGCGCAGCGAGGGGATCAACAAGCTGGTGCTGCCCTGGGGCCAGATGGGACTCTTCCTCGGCCTGGCCGCGATCATCGGCGTGATCGCCGCCGTGCTGCCGGCGATCCGGGCCGCCCGGATCAACGTCCTGGGTGCGATCGCCCACGACTGA
- a CDS encoding HAD family phosphatase, with translation MLFDMDGTLVDSERLWDVALQELAESYGGTLSADARRAIVGTGMADSMRILHDDLRQPHRDPQASAEWINTRILELFRTGLQWRPGALALLGAVREARIPTALVTSSGRALVEIALDTLGRDSFDVVVCGDEVDSTKPHPEPYLTAARLLGVPIDECVAIEDSATGVASAVAAGAAVLAVPAEVPLSPRDGVHQLESLVAADLDLLAALLRRVPQGPSRA, from the coding sequence GTGCTCTTCGACATGGACGGCACGCTGGTCGACAGCGAGCGGTTGTGGGACGTCGCCCTGCAGGAGCTCGCGGAGAGCTACGGAGGCACCCTCTCCGCCGACGCCCGTCGCGCGATCGTCGGCACCGGGATGGCCGACTCGATGCGTATCCTGCACGACGACCTGCGCCAGCCGCACCGGGATCCGCAGGCGAGCGCCGAGTGGATCAACACCCGCATCCTGGAGCTGTTCCGCACCGGCCTGCAGTGGCGCCCCGGCGCGCTGGCGCTGCTCGGGGCCGTCCGGGAGGCCCGGATCCCGACCGCGCTGGTCACCTCCAGTGGCCGGGCCCTGGTCGAGATCGCCCTGGACACCCTCGGCCGGGACAGCTTCGACGTGGTGGTCTGCGGTGACGAGGTCGACTCCACCAAGCCGCATCCGGAGCCGTACCTGACGGCGGCGCGGCTGCTCGGCGTACCGATCGACGAGTGTGTGGCGATCGAGGACTCGGCGACCGGAGTGGCCAGCGCGGTCGCCGCCGGGGCGGCGGTGCTGGCCGTGCCGGCGGAGGTGCCCCTGAGCCCTCGCGACGGCGTACACCAACTGGAGAGCCTGGTCGCTGCGGACCTGGACCTGCTCGCCGCGCTGCTGAGGCGGGTGCCGCAAGGGCCGTCGCGGGCCTGA
- a CDS encoding tRNA (adenine-N1)-methyltransferase, which produces MHRGPFRPGDRVQLTDPKGRMHTVTLEPGKEFHTHRGILAHDALIGLPDGSVVSTSGGGTAFLALRPLLSDYVLSMPRGAQVIYPKDSAQIVAMGDIFPGAKVLEAGAGSGALSCSLLRAVGTSGELHSYEVRDDFAQIARRNVEAFFNGPHPAWHLHVGDVAGCPETGFDRIILDMLTPWENLDMIERALLPGGVFIGYVATTPQLSELVEALRERGGWTEPRAWESLVRDWHAEGLAVRPDHRMIAHTAFLVSARKLAPGVTAPPRRRKPSKGSEAYAQRRQALRAAEEAARLAPTDGAEPDTTQETDRP; this is translated from the coding sequence GTGCACCGTGGGCCGTTCCGTCCCGGTGACCGGGTGCAGCTGACCGACCCGAAGGGCCGGATGCACACCGTCACCCTGGAGCCGGGCAAGGAGTTCCACACCCACCGGGGCATCCTCGCGCACGACGCGCTGATCGGTCTGCCCGACGGCAGCGTGGTCAGCACCTCCGGCGGGGGCACGGCCTTCCTGGCGCTGCGTCCGCTGCTCTCGGACTACGTGCTGTCGATGCCGCGCGGCGCCCAGGTGATCTACCCCAAGGACTCGGCGCAGATCGTCGCCATGGGCGACATCTTCCCGGGCGCGAAGGTCCTGGAGGCCGGCGCCGGCTCCGGCGCGTTGAGCTGCTCGCTGCTGCGGGCCGTGGGCACCTCCGGTGAGCTGCACTCGTACGAGGTGCGGGACGACTTCGCCCAGATCGCGCGGCGCAACGTCGAGGCGTTCTTCAACGGGCCGCACCCCGCGTGGCACCTGCACGTCGGCGACGTGGCGGGATGCCCGGAGACCGGCTTCGACCGGATCATCCTGGACATGCTGACCCCGTGGGAGAACCTCGACATGATCGAGCGGGCGCTGCTGCCCGGCGGTGTGTTCATCGGGTACGTGGCCACCACCCCGCAGCTGTCCGAACTGGTCGAGGCGCTGCGCGAGCGGGGTGGCTGGACCGAGCCGCGCGCCTGGGAGTCACTGGTGCGGGACTGGCACGCCGAGGGGCTGGCGGTCCGGCCGGACCACCGGATGATCGCCCACACGGCGTTCCTCGTCTCCGCGCGTAAGCTCGCCCCCGGAGTCACGGCCCCGCCCCGGCGGCGCAAGCCCAGCAAGGGCAGTGAGGCGTACGCGCAACGGCGCCAGGCACTGCGCGCGGCGGAGGAGGCGGCCCGGCTGGCGCCGACCGACGGTGCCGAACCCGACACGACGCAGGAGACGGACAGGCCGTGA
- a CDS encoding neutral zinc metallopeptidase, with product MRVGAGQRSRGRLAGLAVALVAATACMVEPVGAPTGPAEPPAPASPSTEVTRADGTDTVEEFERDMADATRLAERYWAEYFRASGRSFQPIRRIIPYERDGEISCGGQEVPRNNAVYCTVSDYIAYDVNWSFRAFRQIGDAFVFYLLGHEYAHGVQTRLGIRYTFTIQQELQADCMAGAYLGDSVRAGTLTLDEGDLDEFTEGLLAVGDDPGQPWFAEGSHGTPEQRSEMFFRGYERSLAACDIG from the coding sequence GTGCGGGTAGGTGCGGGGCAGCGTAGCCGGGGGAGGCTCGCCGGTCTGGCGGTGGCGCTGGTGGCGGCCACCGCGTGCATGGTGGAGCCGGTGGGCGCGCCGACCGGGCCCGCCGAGCCACCGGCCCCGGCGTCGCCGAGCACCGAGGTGACGCGCGCCGACGGCACCGACACCGTCGAGGAGTTCGAGCGGGACATGGCCGACGCCACGCGCCTGGCGGAACGGTACTGGGCCGAGTACTTCCGCGCCTCCGGCCGCTCGTTCCAGCCGATCCGGCGCATCATCCCGTACGAGCGGGACGGCGAGATCTCCTGCGGCGGGCAGGAGGTGCCCCGCAACAACGCGGTCTACTGCACCGTCAGCGACTACATCGCCTACGACGTCAACTGGTCGTTCCGGGCGTTCCGGCAGATCGGCGACGCGTTCGTGTTCTACCTGCTCGGGCACGAGTACGCGCACGGCGTCCAGACCCGCCTCGGCATCCGCTACACCTTCACCATCCAGCAGGAGTTGCAGGCCGACTGCATGGCCGGGGCGTACCTCGGCGACTCGGTACGCGCCGGCACGCTGACTCTCGACGAGGGGGACCTCGACGAGTTCACCGAGGGCCTGCTGGCCGTCGGCGACGATCCCGGCCAGCCGTGGTTCGCCGAGGGGTCGCACGGCACCCCGGAGCAGCGCTCCGAGATGTTCTTCCGGGGGTACGAACGCTCCCTGGCCGCCTGCGACATCGGTTGA